A part of Capsicum annuum cultivar UCD-10X-F1 chromosome 6, UCD10Xv1.1, whole genome shotgun sequence genomic DNA contains:
- the LOC107873517 gene encoding histone H4: protein MSGRGKGGKGLGKGGAKRHRKVLRDNIQGITKPAIRRLARRGGVKRISGLIYEETRGVLKIFLENVIRDSVTYTEHARRKTVTAMDVVYALKRQGRTLYGFGG from the coding sequence ATGTCAGGCAGAGGCAAGGGAGGTAAAGGATTGGGCAAAGGAGGAGCCAAGAGGCACAGGAAAGTATTGAGGGACAACATCCAAGGAATCACCAAGCCAGCAATTCGTAGGCTCGCTCGTAGGGGTGGTGTGAAGCGTATTTCTGGGTTGATTTACGAGGAGACTCGTGGTGTTCTGAAGATCTTTTTGGAGAATGTGATTCGTGATTCAGTGACATACACAGAGCACGCTAGGAGAAAGACTGTTACTGCTATGGATGTTGTTTATGCCCTCAAGAGGCAAGGAAGGACTCTTTATGGATTTGGGGGTTAG